One genomic segment of Hydra vulgaris chromosome 14, alternate assembly HydraT2T_AEP includes these proteins:
- the LOC100211803 gene encoding GRIP and coiled-coil domain-containing protein 2 produces the protein MSWSEEEWKSGLSFNALEKITFLEESVESYRKEINQYKCKTENLERQLDDTKKKLEDVSKEKTNLERNLSDLHVKFEKEQEKSKRMYASFNKKETIIHDLNERVVSLKQDNDKKCRQIEKLEFHLETLNSKYIDNDSKAKENTNRFNQSSANSIQRIEELEERIQRHVKENKDLQVSNDEIIKESFEKQECLKDEIENLKIQIQRLENKCASLERVNGNAVFSKSIAEAEDQVENTYLERDDLFMRNKVLQEEVQVLKKTLREKNLSWYIEGNKCHTRSLCSCSENLKTNNISDLTNRVDSGLCHSHEVLLSKVESLNYEEIAPVDHDIKSQVYVQINGAALPSNEKFSSHENSDAFVEKSVDVCMSEKLKLKHEIEQMKDIYINHMRVCNSTAKKQSSVNNAIDQEIESKHDERDHRVQELEQKLTDEKSRCLKLQEELSTHRSDVSTSRLESIEETVKCLLNQYRDAKDNDILTAVIKQFSTDITENFLHVQDFIQSAHMMTREKIIAYFEKTNHQKVNKTPTRELKNENEFMRVESRVNKKRNFIGDLENMKNSLCSIQQSIHGYECQVSTIEEERDRFHEELVKMVEIMQHKDEEIVKFKCMYEAEKVKVTDNDSCFKREMEALKTEQLEIYEEFREMCDNLKKKDVELLNKTKEMKLKTKEWREKEDSLNENISSLQNECSQITHDKVRIENELEVKSKEVVSLIKRVHHSIDHIKFLFDCLSRVEKMFQDAKKKGLYP, from the exons ATGAGTTGGAGTGAAGAAGAATGGAAAAGCGGACTTTCTTTTAATGCGTTagaaaaaataacctttttagAAGAATCTGTCGAAAGTTATCGAAAAGAAATCAACCAGTATAAATGCAAAACAGAAAATCTAGAGCGGCAACTCGAtgacactaaaaaaaaacttgaagatgtaagtaaagaaaaaacaaatttagaaagAAATTTATCAGATCTTcatgtaaaatttgaaaaagaacaagaaaaatcTAAACGAATGTATGCgagctttaataaaaaagaaacgaTTATTCACGACCTTAACGAACGAGTTGTTAGCTTAAAGCAAGACAATGATAAAAAATGCAgacaaattgaaaaacttgaatttcATTTAGAAACTTTGAACTCAAAATACATTGATAATGACTCAAAAGCTAAAGAAAATACAAATCGATTTAACCAATCATCGGCTAATAGTATCCAAAGAATCGAAG AGCTGGAAGAGCGAATTCAGCGACACGTTAAAGAGAATAAAGATCTTCAAGTTTCTaatgatgaaataattaaagaatCTTTTGAAAAGCAGGAATGCTTAAAAgatgaaattgaaaatttgaagATTCAAATTCAACGATTAGAAAATAAATGTGCATCACTGGAAAGGGTGAACGGAAATGCGGTTTTCTCTAAAAGCATAGCTGAAGCTGAAGATCAG gtTGAAAATACTTATTTGGAGAGAGATGATCTCTTTATGAGAAACAAAGTCCTTCAAGAAGAGGttcaagttttgaaaaaaactctGCGCGAAAAAAACCTGTCATGGTATATAGAAGGAAATAAGTGTCATACGCGAAGTCTTTGTTCGTGCTCTGAAAATTTGAAGACTAATAACATCAGTGACCTTACCAACCGTGTAGATTCTGGACTTTGTCATTCCCATGAAGTTCTTTTATCTAAAGTGGAATCTTTAAACTATGAGGAGATAGCTCCAGTTGATCACGATATTAAAAGCCAAGTTTATGTTCAAATTAATGGTGCAGCTTTACCCTCTAATGAGAAATTTTCCTCTCACGAGAATTCTGatgcttttgttgaaaaatctGTAGACGTTTGTATGtctgaaaagttaaaattaaaacatgaaaTTGAGCAAATGAAAgacatatatataaatcacATGCGTGTTTGTAATTCTACGGCAAAAAAACAATCATCAGTAAATAATGCAATTGATCAAGAGATCGAATCAAAGCACGATGAAAGGGATCATAGGGTGCAAGAACTAGAACAAAAACTAACTGATGAGAAAAGCCGGTGTTTAAAACTTCAAGAAGAATTAAGTACTCATCGCAGTGACGTATCAACTTCGAGACTTGAGAGCATTGAAGAAACAGTTAAATGTTTACTAAATCAATATCGTGATGCAAAGGATAATGATATATTGACTGCTGTTATCAAGCAGTTTAGTACTGATATCACGGAAAATTTCCTTCATGTGCAAGACTTTATTCAGAGCGCACATATGATGACTCGCGAGAAAATTATTGCCTACTTCGAAAAAACGAATCatcaaaaagtaaacaaaactccaactagagaattaaaaaatgaaaacgaaTTTATGCGTGTGGAAAGTAGagtcaacaaaaaaagaaattttattggCGATCtagaaaatatgaaaa ACTCTCTATGCAGCATTCAGCAAAGTATACACGGATACGAATGTCAAGTAAGCACCATCGAAGAAGAGAGAGATCGTTTCCATGAAGAACTTGTCAAAATGGTCGAGATTATGCAACATAAAGACGAAGAAATTGT aaaatttaaatgtatgTACGAAGCCGAGAAAGTAAAAGTTACTGATAACGATTCTTGCTTTAAACGAGAAATGGAAGCGCTAAAAACAGAACAACTTGAAATTTACGAAGAATTTCGAGAAATGTGcgataatctaaaaaaaaaagacgttgAGCttctaaacaaaacaaaagaaatgaaACTAAAAACTAAGGAATGGAGAGAAAAAGAAGATTCTCTTAACGAAAACATCTCATCGCTGCAAAATGAGTGCTCCCAGATTACGCACGATAAAGTTCGTATAGAAAACGAACTTGAAGTAAAAAGTAAAGAAGttgttagtttaataaaaagagtTCACCATTCTATCGAtcatataaaatttctttttgattgcttGTCAAGAgttgaaaaaatgtttcaagATGCGAAGAAAAAAGGTTTATATCCATAA